In a genomic window of Spirosoma agri:
- a CDS encoding type II toxin-antitoxin system VapC family toxin, protein MSSKLFLDSSILVEWAKKTQTSLFDHLANSDKYELCINHTILSEFTYYWLAIGGGKAPVTLKRDGAIPSVLKLYNPISLLKKVTWLTTDQAIIPLYLKLMEDYNLLPNDALILATCKLNSVNQLASYDADFEAACIGEGIQLIRQVSDLA, encoded by the coding sequence ATGAGCAGTAAGTTATTCCTTGACAGTTCTATTCTGGTTGAGTGGGCAAAGAAAACGCAAACGTCCTTGTTCGATCACCTGGCAAATAGTGATAAGTATGAGTTGTGTATCAATCACACCATTCTCAGCGAGTTCACCTATTACTGGTTAGCGATTGGGGGCGGTAAAGCGCCTGTTACCTTAAAAAGGGATGGCGCTATTCCTTCTGTTTTAAAATTATACAATCCCATCAGTTTATTGAAGAAGGTGACATGGTTAACTACTGATCAGGCAATTATTCCGCTCTATTTAAAGCTGATGGAAGACTACAATTTATTGCCAAACGATGCACTTATCCTTGCAACCTGCAAACTGAACAGCGTTAATCAGCTTGCCAGCTACGACGCTGATTTTGAAGCGGCCTGTATTGGAGAGGGTATTCAACTCATCAGGCAGGTGAGCGATCTCGCTTAA
- a CDS encoding 3-hydroxyacyl-CoA dehydrogenase NAD-binding domain-containing protein: MINYSVDQNVAILSWEMTSSPMNVLNDESIPQFETALQKAFSDDSVTGIIITSAKPEFVAGADLKMILRNNDKDPADMLKVSSELNRIFRRIETSGKPTVAAINGTALGGGYEICLACHHRIALNNGTSARSKTVLGLVEVTIGLLPGAGGTQRLPRMIGIQAALPLLLEGKKVSVQEAKKLCMIDDIADSPAEMLEKARAWITANPNPIQPWDEVDRKTGKIVGKDNVKIPGGNVQSVVGAQTFSAGTAMLMDKTKGNYPAPLEIMACVYEGLQVNIDRALTIEARHFVKVATSKVAKNLIQTMFLGMNEANKGASRPKDIPKTDVKKLGILGAGMMGAGIAYVSAQAGIEVVLKDISVEAAEKGKDYSRGLLNKGVERGKVDPAKVDGILDLIKPTADVQDLQGCDLIIEAVFEDRELKAQVTKEAEPMLLPGGKSVFGSNTSTLPISRLAQASANPTNFIGIHFFSPVDKMMLVELIMGQQTSDYALAVAIDYVRKIRKTPIVVNDSRGFYTSRCFSTYSSEGMELLRDGVSPILIENGGKDAGMPVGPLAVTDEVALDLVYKISSQGVKDGALPETDTSYQVAKQFVELGRLGKKAKAGFYEYPEGGPKHLWAGLTDLFPRAEQQPTLDEVKTRLLYRQAIEAVRCFDENVVRTKLDADLGSILAWGFPAYTGGALSFVDFVGIDTFVQTLDRLADQYGERFRPTEKLRERAGVTLVNG; encoded by the coding sequence ATGATAAACTACAGCGTTGATCAGAACGTGGCTATCCTTTCGTGGGAAATGACCTCGTCGCCCATGAACGTCCTCAACGACGAATCGATACCCCAGTTTGAAACGGCTTTACAAAAAGCGTTTTCCGACGATTCCGTGACTGGTATCATCATTACATCGGCCAAGCCGGAATTTGTCGCGGGGGCGGACCTAAAAATGATCCTGCGCAATAACGACAAAGACCCAGCTGACATGCTAAAGGTATCGTCGGAACTGAACCGTATTTTTCGGCGTATCGAAACATCGGGGAAACCCACCGTCGCGGCCATCAACGGAACTGCGCTTGGGGGCGGCTACGAGATCTGTCTGGCCTGTCACCACCGTATTGCGCTCAATAACGGAACGTCCGCCCGGTCCAAAACGGTGCTGGGTCTGGTCGAGGTCACCATCGGTCTGTTGCCCGGTGCGGGTGGCACGCAACGGCTCCCGCGTATGATTGGCATTCAGGCAGCCTTACCGCTACTGCTGGAAGGCAAAAAGGTAAGCGTTCAGGAAGCAAAAAAGCTATGCATGATCGACGACATTGCGGATAGCCCTGCTGAAATGCTCGAAAAAGCCCGCGCCTGGATTACCGCGAACCCAAATCCAATCCAACCGTGGGACGAAGTCGATCGGAAGACCGGAAAGATTGTCGGGAAGGATAACGTCAAGATACCGGGGGGTAACGTTCAGAGCGTTGTGGGGGCGCAGACATTCAGTGCCGGAACAGCCATGCTGATGGACAAGACAAAAGGCAACTATCCGGCTCCACTCGAAATCATGGCCTGCGTGTACGAAGGATTGCAGGTTAACATTGACCGGGCCCTAACCATCGAAGCGCGGCATTTTGTTAAGGTAGCCACGTCCAAAGTAGCGAAGAACCTTATCCAGACGATGTTTCTGGGGATGAACGAGGCCAACAAAGGAGCCAGCCGGCCAAAAGATATTCCCAAGACCGACGTAAAGAAACTGGGCATTCTTGGCGCCGGTATGATGGGTGCCGGTATCGCTTATGTATCGGCCCAGGCGGGTATTGAAGTCGTGCTCAAGGATATTTCGGTGGAAGCCGCCGAAAAGGGCAAAGACTATTCGCGCGGGTTGCTCAACAAAGGTGTTGAACGGGGTAAGGTTGACCCCGCGAAGGTAGACGGCATCCTGGATCTGATTAAACCAACGGCCGATGTACAAGACTTACAAGGCTGTGACCTCATCATTGAAGCTGTCTTCGAAGATCGCGAATTGAAAGCGCAGGTTACGAAAGAAGCCGAACCAATGCTGTTGCCGGGCGGTAAAAGCGTGTTCGGCTCCAACACCTCTACCCTACCCATTAGTAGGCTGGCGCAGGCATCGGCAAACCCGACAAACTTTATCGGCATTCATTTCTTCTCACCCGTGGACAAGATGATGCTGGTTGAGCTGATTATGGGCCAGCAAACATCCGATTATGCACTGGCCGTTGCCATCGACTATGTGCGAAAAATTCGCAAAACCCCGATCGTTGTGAATGATTCGCGGGGTTTCTACACGTCGCGCTGTTTCAGTACGTATTCGTCGGAGGGAATGGAATTGTTGCGCGATGGTGTCAGCCCGATTTTGATCGAAAATGGCGGTAAGGATGCTGGCATGCCCGTTGGTCCATTGGCCGTTACGGACGAAGTTGCGCTCGATCTGGTCTACAAAATTTCCAGTCAGGGCGTTAAAGATGGTGCCTTGCCTGAAACGGATACCAGCTACCAGGTCGCCAAACAATTCGTTGAGTTGGGCCGACTGGGGAAGAAAGCCAAAGCCGGTTTTTACGAATATCCCGAAGGCGGACCGAAACACCTCTGGGCTGGCCTGACTGACCTATTCCCACGTGCGGAGCAGCAACCTACCCTTGATGAAGTGAAGACGCGATTGCTCTATCGTCAGGCCATTGAAGCCGTGCGCTGTTTTGACGAAAACGTCGTTCGGACAAAACTGGACGCTGACCTGGGCTCGATTCTGGCGTGGGGTTTTCCGGCTTATACCGGTGGGGCGTTGTCGTTTGTCGATTTTGTCGGGATCGACACATTTGTACAAACCCTCGACCGACTGGCCGATCAGTATGGCGAGCGATTCCGCCCAACCGAAAAACTGCGCGAACGAGCCGGTGTGACATTGGTAAATGGATGA